Genomic window (Chryseobacterium sp. H1D6B):
TGCTCCTTCGTCTCCTTTTTGATAAAGGGAAATTAATAAACTATCCGATTTTGATTTCATGACTTTTCTTCTCAATAATATTTTTAGACAAACTTCCATCCAGATAGATATCTGGCATCAGCTGTAAATACAAAAACAGTTCAAAGAGTAAAGTCAATCAATAAGCGGGTACATTTATGGATGTAAATATAATAAAAATTTAATAACTGTTAAGCAATTATTAAATTTTTAAAAGAAATTTTAAAAAAACCTACTTAAACATGTCATGAATGAACACGGTTGGGATATTTAATGTAAAATTAACATTTACACCTTTTAGCTGTTTTCCATTAATTTCTGCATTTCCAAGTGGAAAAGCATATCCTGCAGTTAAGTCTAATAGTCCAAAAAGTGTAACTCCGACTTTAGGAGCAACATATTTATTAGTTCCTTCCACTCCGGCTAAAAAGTAATAAGAATGGTAAAAGTCTACGTTTTTTTCAAAGTTAAGCAGTACATCAGCCTGCAGCTTGGGCATAATCGCAAATTTAGAGTCGGCCGAGCCCATTAATGCTGAAGCTCCTAGTCTATATATCACATTATCATTTTTCAAAAACAGCAGTCTGCCTCCTACTTCTCCAAAACTTTGATTTTGATACACGTAGCCCACGTTAATCATCTTATGCACCGTATATTGAGCTGTCGCGAAAGTGCTTAGGAAAAATACGGATAGAATGGTCAATAGGCATCGAAAGTTCATCATCTTTAATTTATTTTAAGGCGTAAATTTAAAAAAAACTGCCTTATCTAATGAAGACAAAGCAGTTTTTTATTTTTTTAAGAGAAAAAATTAAATACCAAAAGCGGTTTTAATTTCGTCTACTTTATCAAGTTTCTCCCAAGTAAAGAATTCAAGATCTCTAAGGGTAAGTTCATTTTTATGACCTTTATTGAAGGTTTTATCAGCAGTATAATGCTCTTTACCCATATGTCCGTAAGAAGCTGTTTCCTGATAAATTGGATTTCTCAATTTCAGATTCTGCTCAATAGCATAAGGTCTAAGATCAAAAATAGCAGATACTTTTTTAGCGATTTCTCCGTCGTGAAGATCAACTTTTGAAGTCCCATAAGTATTGATGTACAATCCGCAAGGTTCCGCAACCCCAATCGCATAGGAAACCTGTACTAAAACCTCATCAGCAACTCCTGCAGCCACTAAGTTTTTAGCAATGTGTCTTGTTGCGTAAGCCGCACTTCTGTCTACTTTTGATGGATCTTTTCCAGAGAAAGCTCCTCCTCCATGAGCTCCTTTTCCACCATAGGTATCAACGATAATTTTTCTTCCAGTAAGACCTGTATCTCCGTGGGGTCCTCCGATTACGAATTTACCTGTTGGGTTGATATGGTATTTGATCTGATCGTTAAATAATCCTTTAATTTCTTCTGTCTGTAGTGCAACAACTCTTGGAATCAAAATATTTTTGATGTCTTCACGAATTTTCGCCAGCATTTCTTCCTCATTTGCGAAATCATCGTGCTGTGTAGAAACTACGATAGAATCAATTCTTACAGGTTTGTGGTCATCAGAATATTCAATAGTAACCTGGCTCTTTGCATCTGGACGAAGATAAGTGATTTCTTTATTTTCTCTTCTGACAGCAGAAAGCTCTTTAAGAATAGTATGTGCAAGATCTAATGCTAAAGGCATATAATTAGCCGTTTCATTAGTTGCATATCCAAACATCATTCCTTGGTCTCCTGCTCCTTGTGCATTCGCCTTTCCTTCAAAAGTTTCGTCTGCAACTTTTCTGTCAACACCCTGGTTAATATCCGGCGACTGCTCATGGATCGCAGAAATAACTCCGCAAGAATCTCCATTAAACATATATTCACCTTTTGTATATCCAATTCCGTTAATAACTTCTCTAGCAATAGTCTGAACATCTAGATAAGCATCAGATTTCACCTCTCCAGCCAACACTACCTGTCCTGTTGTAACAAGAGTTTCACAAGCTACTTTTGAATTCTTGTCATAAGCTAAAAAATGATCGATTAAAGCGTCGGAAATTTGATCGGCAATTTTATCTGGATGCCCTTCTGAAACGGATTCAGATGTAAATAAATAAGACATATTATTCTTTGTTTTGTAGATTAAAAATATGAAGAAAAATTCGAATAATTGCCCGGAAAGCTGAAAAAGGAATACTGTTTTAGCTTTTTTTTATAGAGGTTGCAATCAGGTCAAATTTTTCCTCGTTCGTAAACATGTGCAAATTTAAGTACT
Coding sequences:
- the metK gene encoding methionine adenosyltransferase — encoded protein: MSYLFTSESVSEGHPDKIADQISDALIDHFLAYDKNSKVACETLVTTGQVVLAGEVKSDAYLDVQTIAREVINGIGYTKGEYMFNGDSCGVISAIHEQSPDINQGVDRKVADETFEGKANAQGAGDQGMMFGYATNETANYMPLALDLAHTILKELSAVRRENKEITYLRPDAKSQVTIEYSDDHKPVRIDSIVVSTQHDDFANEEEMLAKIREDIKNILIPRVVALQTEEIKGLFNDQIKYHINPTGKFVIGGPHGDTGLTGRKIIVDTYGGKGAHGGGAFSGKDPSKVDRSAAYATRHIAKNLVAAGVADEVLVQVSYAIGVAEPCGLYINTYGTSKVDLHDGEIAKKVSAIFDLRPYAIEQNLKLRNPIYQETASYGHMGKEHYTADKTFNKGHKNELTLRDLEFFTWEKLDKVDEIKTAFGI